In the Magnetospira sp. QH-2 genome, one interval contains:
- the rnpA gene encoding ribonuclease P protein component — MGAALPHLKRRAEFLRAARSGLKSVTPGLILQARRRHGRERFAFEGDSARVGFTVSKKVGNAVIRNRARRRLRAAAEQILADHALAGHDYVIIGRAATPERPFGKLLEDLTKSLKRLKLYKEGDSAPGESS; from the coding sequence ATGGGCGCGGCTTTGCCCCATTTGAAGCGTCGCGCGGAATTTCTCCGTGCCGCCCGGTCGGGTCTGAAATCCGTCACCCCCGGTTTGATTCTGCAAGCTCGCCGCCGCCATGGCCGCGAGCGTTTTGCGTTTGAGGGCGACTCCGCGCGGGTTGGATTCACGGTCAGCAAAAAAGTGGGAAACGCGGTGATTCGCAACCGCGCCCGCCGTCGGTTGCGGGCCGCCGCCGAGCAAATCCTCGCCGATCATGCCCTCGCGGGCCACGACTATGTGATTATCGGTCGCGCCGCCACGCCCGAGCGCCCCTTCGGCAAGTTGCTCGAAGACCTGACCAAATCCCTGAAACGGCTGAAACTCTACAAAGAAGGCGACTCCGCGCCGGGAGAAAGTTCATGA
- the yihA gene encoding ribosome biogenesis GTP-binding protein YihA/YsxC, whose amino-acid sequence MGDHAPHGGRPLSGETFSPEERESGRLLFARECRFVMGAVDMDHLPPPSLPEVAFAGRSNVGKSSLINALTRRKELARTSNTPGRTQELNFFTLDDKLMIADLPGYGYASAPKAKVENWTWLILDYLRGRPNLRRVLVLIDSRHGIKNNDDEVMSLLDQSAVPFQVVLTKQDKIKAAAREALMARTIADLEQHVAAHPHILATSSRKGGGIEEMRAALAGLAR is encoded by the coding sequence GTGGGTGATCATGCGCCGCATGGGGGTCGCCCCCTGAGCGGCGAGACCTTCAGCCCCGAGGAGCGGGAATCCGGGCGCTTGTTGTTCGCCCGGGAATGCCGCTTCGTCATGGGGGCGGTGGATATGGATCACCTGCCGCCACCGAGCCTGCCCGAGGTCGCCTTTGCCGGACGCTCCAACGTCGGCAAGTCGAGCCTGATCAACGCCCTGACCCGGCGCAAGGAACTGGCGCGGACCTCCAATACCCCGGGCCGCACCCAGGAACTGAACTTCTTTACCCTCGACGACAAGCTGATGATTGCCGACCTGCCCGGCTATGGTTATGCCAGCGCCCCCAAGGCCAAGGTGGAGAATTGGACCTGGCTGATTCTCGACTACCTGCGCGGACGCCCCAACCTGCGCCGGGTGCTCGTGCTCATCGACAGCCGCCACGGCATCAAGAACAACGATGATGAAGTCATGAGCCTGCTGGATCAGTCGGCGGTCCCGTTTCAGGTGGTGCTGACCAAACAGGACAAGATCAAGGCGGCGGCCCGGGAAGCCTTGATGGCCCGCACCATCGCCGACCTGGAACAGCATGTGGCCGCCCACCCGCATATCCTCGCCACGTCGTCCAGAAAAGGCGGCGGCATCGAGGAGATGCGCGCGGCGCTGGCGGGGCTGGCGCGCTAA
- the yidC gene encoding membrane protein insertase YidC, translated as MDNQRNLILAIALSIGILLGWQVLFPPPEPAPVTPVTGEQADGTAGMVPPSGQSAAAVPPGSISAPVLGGTEAEVRSNTLAKAPRLRIESERLTGSISLKGSRIDDLILSTYREELAEDSDPITLFSPSGAPHAYFAEFGWVPVAGGGIRLPTAEDVWTTDRETLSPDSPVTLTWDNGHGVVFKRVISLDQQYMFHIRQTVTNNTDQPLSMAPYGLVSRHETPETTQFYILHEGLLGVFDGTLEEVDYDDLKEEKTKTLTSTGGWLGITDKYWLAAVIPDQTQPINGRFHYKTVGNGDRYQADFTGAVVTVQPGGEAVATSHLFAGAKEVELLDGYANDMGITNFDLAIDFGWFYFLTKPIFLALLFINKFVGNLGVAILLLTVCIKALFYPLANTSYRAMSKMKKLQPEMKKLQERFKDDKARLNQEMMALYKKEKANPAAGCLPMLVQIPVFFSLYKVLFVTIEMRQAPFFGWIQDLSVQDPTSLFNLFGLIPWDPPTFLIIGVWPLLMGITMYLQQKLNPAPADPIQAKIFMFLPFVFTIMLASFPAGLVIYWVWNNVLSIAQQWVIMRRMGVAP; from the coding sequence ATGGACAACCAACGCAACCTGATCCTGGCCATCGCGCTGTCCATCGGCATTCTGCTTGGATGGCAGGTGCTGTTTCCGCCACCCGAGCCGGCCCCTGTCACGCCGGTCACCGGCGAACAGGCTGACGGCACCGCGGGCATGGTTCCGCCGTCTGGCCAGTCAGCCGCCGCCGTGCCGCCGGGGTCGATCAGCGCCCCGGTTCTCGGTGGCACAGAGGCGGAAGTCCGCAGTAACACTTTGGCCAAGGCTCCCAGACTGCGCATCGAATCCGAGCGCCTGACCGGCTCCATTTCGCTCAAGGGCAGCCGCATCGACGACCTGATCCTCAGCACCTATCGCGAGGAACTGGCCGAGGACAGCGACCCCATCACCTTGTTTTCGCCGTCCGGCGCCCCCCATGCCTATTTCGCCGAGTTCGGCTGGGTCCCGGTGGCCGGAGGCGGCATCCGCCTACCCACCGCCGAGGACGTCTGGACCACCGACCGCGAGACCCTGAGTCCCGACAGCCCGGTAACCCTGACCTGGGACAACGGCCATGGCGTGGTCTTCAAGCGCGTCATCTCCCTTGATCAGCAGTACATGTTCCACATCCGGCAGACGGTGACCAACAACACCGATCAGCCCCTGTCCATGGCGCCCTATGGCTTGGTTTCCCGCCACGAAACACCGGAAACCACTCAGTTTTATATCCTGCACGAGGGTCTATTGGGGGTCTTCGACGGCACGTTGGAAGAAGTGGACTATGATGATCTGAAAGAGGAAAAGACCAAGACCCTGACCAGCACCGGCGGCTGGCTGGGCATCACCGACAAGTACTGGCTGGCCGCCGTCATCCCCGATCAGACCCAGCCCATCAACGGTCGTTTCCACTATAAAACCGTTGGCAACGGGGATCGCTATCAGGCCGATTTCACCGGTGCCGTGGTTACTGTGCAGCCGGGCGGCGAGGCGGTTGCCACCAGCCATCTGTTCGCAGGCGCCAAGGAAGTGGAACTGCTCGACGGCTATGCCAACGACATGGGCATCACCAATTTCGATCTGGCCATTGATTTCGGCTGGTTCTACTTCCTCACCAAGCCGATCTTTTTGGCCTTGCTGTTCATCAACAAGTTCGTCGGCAATCTCGGCGTCGCCATCTTGTTGTTGACCGTTTGCATCAAGGCGCTGTTCTACCCGCTGGCCAATACCTCCTATCGGGCCATGAGCAAGATGAAGAAATTGCAGCCGGAAATGAAGAAGCTGCAAGAACGGTTCAAGGACGACAAGGCGCGCCTGAACCAAGAAATGATGGCCCTGTACAAGAAAGAGAAAGCCAATCCTGCCGCCGGTTGCCTGCCCATGCTGGTGCAGATTCCGGTGTTCTTCTCGCTCTACAAGGTGCTGTTTGTCACCATCGAGATGCGTCAGGCGCCGTTTTTCGGCTGGATTCAGGATCTGTCGGTGCAGGATCCCACCTCTTTGTTCAATCTGTTCGGATTGATCCCCTGGGACCCGCCGACCTTCCTGATCATCGGTGTCTGGCCGTTGCTCATGGGTATCACCATGTACCTGCAGCAGAAGCTGAACCCGGCACCCGCTGATCCGATTCAGGCCAAGATTTTCATGTTCCTGCCGTTTGTATTCACCATCATGCTGGCCAGCTTCCCGGCCGGACTGGTGATCTATTGGGTGTGGAACAACGTGCTGTCCATTGCCCAGCAGTGGGTGATCATGCGCCGCATGGGGGTCGCCCCCTGA
- the rpmH gene encoding 50S ribosomal protein L34, with protein sequence MKRTFQPSRLIRKRRHGFRSRMSSVGGIRVVTNRRRKGRKKLSA encoded by the coding sequence GTGAAACGCACTTTTCAACCCAGCCGCCTGATCCGCAAGCGTCGGCACGGATTCCGTAGCCGCATGTCCTCCGTCGGAGGCATTCGGGTGGTGACCAATCGTCGTCGCAAGGGTCGCAAGAAGCTGTCCGCCTAA
- the yidD gene encoding membrane protein insertion efficiency factor YidD, translated as MSPAAWVLRALVRGYQLLLSPVLPSTCRYQPTCSQYAMEALARHGALRGGWLAAKRIGRCHPWGGMGYDPVPGTGEGDGHTCNEHSPAGDREKGP; from the coding sequence ATGAGTCCGGCCGCTTGGGTGTTACGGGCTCTTGTGCGGGGCTATCAGCTTCTGCTATCCCCCGTCCTACCGTCCACTTGCCGGTATCAGCCAACCTGCTCCCAGTACGCCATGGAAGCCTTGGCCCGGCATGGGGCATTGCGTGGCGGCTGGCTGGCGGCCAAGCGCATCGGACGTTGCCATCCTTGGGGCGGCATGGGATACGATCCCGTGCCCGGCACCGGGGAGGGTGACGGTCATACCTGTAATGAGCATAGCCCGGCGGGCGATCGGGAAAAGGGACCTTAA